A window of the Actinobacillus genomosp. 1 genome harbors these coding sequences:
- a CDS encoding 2,3-diphosphoglycerate-dependent phosphoglycerate mutase, producing the protein MELVFIRHGFSEWNAKNLFTGWRDVNLTERGIEEAKAAGQKLKAAGYEFDIAFTSVLTRAIKTCNIVLEESNQLWIPQVKNWRLNERHYGALQGLDKKATAEQYGDEQVHIWRRSYDISPPDLDPNDANSAHNDRRYAHLPKDVIPNAENLKITLERVLPFWEDQIAPALLSGKRVLVTAHGNSLRALAKHIIGISDAEIMDFEIPTGQPLVLKLDDKLNFVEKFYL; encoded by the coding sequence ATGGAATTAGTATTTATTCGTCACGGTTTTAGTGAGTGGAATGCTAAAAACTTATTTACAGGCTGGCGTGATGTTAATTTAACAGAACGCGGTATCGAAGAAGCGAAAGCGGCAGGTCAAAAATTAAAAGCGGCCGGTTATGAATTCGATATCGCTTTTACTTCCGTTTTAACTCGTGCAATCAAAACTTGTAACATCGTATTAGAAGAATCTAATCAATTATGGATTCCACAAGTGAAAAACTGGCGTTTAAACGAGCGTCACTACGGTGCGTTACAAGGTTTAGACAAAAAAGCGACTGCCGAACAATACGGTGACGAACAAGTTCACATTTGGCGTCGTTCTTACGATATTTCTCCGCCGGATTTAGATCCGAATGATGCAAATTCTGCACATAACGATCGTCGTTATGCTCACTTACCGAAAGATGTGATTCCAAATGCGGAAAACCTCAAAATCACTTTAGAACGCGTGTTACCGTTCTGGGAAGATCAAATTGCGCCGGCATTATTATCCGGTAAACGTGTACTTGTAACCGCACACGGTAACTCACTTCGTGCATTAGCGAAACACATCATCGGTATTTCTGATGCGGAAATCATGGATTTCGAAATCCCAACCGGTCAGCCGTTAGTATTAAAATTAGATGACAAATTAAATTTCGTAGAAAAATTCTACTTATAA
- a CDS encoding HlyD family secretion protein produces the protein MKKFAIAILIAAALAGSYFLQKNWPTDNGLQGIASVNGRIEVERLDIASLYAGRVEEIYIQEGQEVRKNQPLVRLSSSQSQSQVNSAQAQIAAAEASVNNAQAQKRRATEAVSRANAEIAAQQQKANIAKLELSNAKNLYHDNLISSSELERRQANYKASLAAVETAKAAKAEAQATITQAQATISQAEATVNQAKAFAEQADSQNDDMLIRAPLDGRIEYKIATLGSVVGIGGKVVSLLDPSTVYLNVFLPAHQSNLVRLNDEARIKIDGSDFVFPAKVVFVASEAQFTPKSVETSEERSKLMFKIKLQIPTDIAIQHKNLLKGGMTAMGYVKYDAQASWSDDLAIKLPSDN, from the coding sequence ATGAAAAAATTTGCCATTGCCATTTTAATTGCCGCCGCATTAGCCGGAAGTTATTTTTTACAAAAAAATTGGCCTACCGATAATGGGTTGCAAGGCATCGCCAGCGTTAATGGACGTATAGAAGTGGAGCGTCTTGATATTGCTTCTCTTTATGCCGGACGAGTAGAGGAAATTTATATTCAAGAAGGACAAGAAGTGAGAAAAAATCAACCGCTTGTGCGTCTTTCATCCAGCCAGTCGCAAAGCCAAGTTAATTCCGCTCAAGCACAAATTGCGGCAGCCGAAGCCTCTGTGAATAATGCTCAAGCACAAAAACGCCGAGCGACAGAAGCGGTCAGCCGTGCAAATGCAGAAATCGCGGCCCAACAGCAAAAAGCCAATATCGCTAAATTAGAATTGAGTAATGCGAAAAATTTGTACCATGATAATTTAATTTCAAGCAGCGAATTAGAACGTCGTCAAGCTAATTACAAAGCGTCACTCGCAGCCGTAGAAACGGCTAAAGCGGCTAAGGCGGAAGCTCAAGCGACAATAACACAAGCGCAAGCAACCATCTCGCAAGCCGAAGCTACGGTAAATCAAGCGAAAGCATTCGCTGAACAAGCCGACTCACAAAACGATGATATGTTAATCAGAGCCCCATTAGACGGTCGTATTGAATATAAAATCGCTACGTTGGGTTCTGTAGTTGGCATTGGTGGAAAAGTCGTCAGTTTACTCGACCCTTCAACCGTTTATCTCAATGTATTTCTGCCCGCCCATCAATCCAATTTAGTCCGCTTAAATGATGAAGCCCGTATCAAAATTGACGGTTCTGATTTTGTGTTTCCCGCTAAAGTGGTCTTTGTAGCTTCGGAAGCGCAATTCACGCCGAAATCGGTAGAAACCAGTGAGGAGCGAAGCAAGTTAATGTTTAAAATCAAATTACAAATTCCAACGGATATTGCTATACAACATAAAAACCTGCTTAAAGGTGGAATGACTGCAATGGGTTATGTCAAATATGATGCGCAAGCAAGTTGGTCGGACGATTTAGCTATTAAACTGCCAAGCGATAATTAA
- the udk gene encoding uridine kinase, with translation MSETIENQACIVIAIAGASASGKSLIASTIYKELKEELSSDDIGIISEDAYYKDQTHLTMEERVKTNYDHPNSMDHHLLVEHLRQLKQGEAIEIPEYDYSQHNRKTTTKNFAPKKIIILEGILLLTDEEIRNEINVSIFVDAPLDICFIRRLQRDMVERGRTMESVIAQYRKTVRPMFLQFIEPSKQYADIIVPKGGKNRIAINILKAQIKQLLSKR, from the coding sequence ATGTCTGAAACTATTGAAAACCAAGCTTGTATCGTTATTGCTATTGCCGGAGCCTCCGCATCGGGTAAAAGCCTTATCGCTTCGACAATTTATAAAGAATTAAAAGAAGAACTTAGTTCGGACGATATCGGTATCATTTCGGAAGATGCTTATTATAAAGATCAAACCCACTTAACTATGGAAGAACGGGTAAAAACCAATTACGATCACCCGAACTCAATGGATCATCATCTGCTTGTCGAACATCTCCGTCAATTAAAACAAGGAGAAGCAATCGAGATTCCGGAATATGATTATTCGCAACATAATCGTAAAACCACTACCAAAAATTTCGCACCTAAAAAAATCATTATTCTGGAAGGTATTTTATTGCTGACCGATGAAGAAATTCGTAATGAGATCAACGTTTCTATTTTCGTCGATGCGCCGTTAGATATTTGTTTTATTCGTCGTTTACAACGCGATATGGTGGAACGCGGCAGAACAATGGAATCCGTTATCGCTCAATATCGTAAAACGGTGCGCCCGATGTTTTTACAATTTATCGAACCGTCAAAACAGTATGCGGATATTATCGTGCCGAAAGGCGGGAAAAACCGTATTGCCATCAATATTCTAAAAGCTCAAATTAAACAGCTATTATCTAAACGATAG
- the envC gene encoding murein hydrolase activator EnvC → MDLVKVFRPFYAIPLLICFSVFVQSSNATELSSIQQKIKQQQSKINEQRQKRSALQSTLKTQEIEMGKVLGKLKETEMSLTETRQAIKRTEQEIQRLEKQEKEQKEKLKEQLDSAYRSGIHPSVLERLMSESAKNADRMSAYYEHINQVRIDTINELRRTQEELKARRDELKGQQKGQQTQLSEQKKQEKDLKKVQSERETTLRSIDKTLEQDESRLESLKNNEAALRNQLAKATAESERQEEQEIAQLEQKKNSEEKRKATEQEKQQVRAGKGLGAPNKQFSMPVAGKVVNSFGSRQMGEVTWHGVVIAASAGSPVRAIAGGRVILADWLQGYGQVVVVDHGNGDMSLYGYNQSVSVRKGSRVSAGQQIASVGNSGGQNRSALYFEIRRKGNPKNPMGWVK, encoded by the coding sequence GTGGATCTTGTGAAAGTCTTTCGTCCGTTTTATGCCATTCCGCTATTGATTTGCTTTAGCGTATTTGTTCAGTCGTCCAATGCGACCGAGCTTTCAAGTATTCAACAAAAAATTAAACAACAGCAAAGTAAAATTAACGAACAACGTCAAAAACGCAGTGCGTTGCAATCCACGCTGAAAACGCAAGAAATCGAAATGGGTAAAGTACTCGGTAAGTTAAAAGAAACCGAAATGTCTTTAACCGAAACCCGTCAAGCGATTAAGCGTACCGAGCAAGAAATTCAAAGACTGGAAAAGCAAGAAAAAGAGCAGAAAGAGAAGTTAAAAGAGCAGTTGGATTCCGCTTATCGTTCCGGTATTCATCCTTCCGTGTTGGAAAGATTAATGTCGGAAAGTGCCAAAAATGCCGACAGAATGAGTGCTTATTATGAACATATCAATCAGGTAAGAATTGATACGATTAATGAATTACGTCGTACCCAAGAAGAACTTAAGGCTCGTCGAGATGAGTTAAAAGGCCAACAGAAAGGGCAACAAACCCAATTAAGCGAACAAAAGAAACAAGAAAAAGATTTAAAGAAAGTACAAAGCGAACGCGAAACGACATTACGTTCGATTGATAAAACCTTAGAGCAAGACGAAAGCCGTTTGGAATCGTTAAAAAATAATGAAGCGGCGTTACGTAATCAATTAGCCAAAGCAACTGCAGAATCCGAACGTCAAGAAGAGCAGGAAATCGCCCAATTAGAGCAGAAAAAAAATAGTGAGGAAAAACGTAAAGCGACCGAACAAGAGAAGCAACAAGTTAGAGCAGGTAAAGGTTTAGGTGCGCCGAATAAGCAATTCAGTATGCCGGTGGCGGGCAAAGTGGTAAATAGCTTCGGTTCTCGCCAGATGGGCGAAGTGACTTGGCACGGTGTTGTTATTGCAGCAAGCGCAGGTTCTCCTGTACGAGCCATTGCCGGCGGGCGTGTGATTTTAGCCGATTGGCTGCAAGGTTACGGTCAAGTTGTGGTAGTGGATCACGGTAACGGCGATATGTCGTTATACGGCTATAACCAATCCGTTTCGGTGCGTAAAGGCAGCCGTGTTTCAGCCGGACAACAAATTGCGAGCGTGGGTAATTCGGGCGGTCAAAATCGTTCGGCACTTTATTTTGAAATCCGTCGTAAAGGGAATCCTAAAAATCCAATGGGCTGGGTCAAATAA
- a CDS encoding TetR/AcrR family transcriptional regulator — protein sequence MKKEDPRIKRTRMLIQTSFLKLLETKAYEEITVQDILDIAEVNRSTFYKHYLNKEKLIEQIIGQLKETVILPLLEQRFSIPIKAFALVAVPIISEHRSVFRLLWQVDTQRISLKKDFFNLVKNKYISVSRHKFDRTSAELEFQGTLFAYISVGMFEHIIQGTETIDPDIEHQNIEDVLSFFNMG from the coding sequence ATGAAAAAAGAAGATCCTCGCATTAAGCGTACTCGAATGTTGATTCAGACCTCTTTCCTAAAATTGTTGGAAACTAAAGCATACGAAGAAATTACGGTACAAGATATTTTAGATATTGCCGAGGTGAATCGTTCTACATTCTATAAGCATTATCTCAACAAAGAAAAGTTGATTGAGCAAATAATCGGACAGCTTAAGGAAACGGTAATTTTACCTTTATTAGAACAACGATTTAGTATTCCGATTAAAGCATTCGCTCTGGTAGCCGTGCCGATTATTAGCGAACACCGCTCGGTATTTAGGCTACTTTGGCAAGTTGATACTCAGCGTATTAGTTTGAAAAAAGACTTTTTTAACTTAGTAAAAAATAAATATATCAGCGTGTCACGGCACAAATTTGATCGCACAAGTGCAGAACTGGAATTTCAAGGCACATTATTTGCCTATATTTCGGTTGGAATGTTTGAGCATATTATTCAAGGTACGGAAACTATCGACCCTGACATCGAACATCAAAATATTGAGGATGTGTTATCGTTTTTTAATATGGGATGA
- the dcd gene encoding dCTP deaminase — translation MRLCDTDIERYLDEGIIEITPRPSNEKITGATVDVRLGNSFRVFREHATPYIDLSGPREEVTAQLHKVMSEEIIIADGDAFFLHPGELALATTLESVTLPDNIVGWLDGRSSLARLGLMVHVTAHRIDPGWHGKIVLEFFNAGKLPLALRPNMAIGALSFEILSGHAAKPYNARKDAKYKNQQSAVSSRINQDD, via the coding sequence ATGCGCTTATGTGATACCGACATCGAACGTTATTTAGACGAAGGAATTATTGAAATTACCCCTCGACCTTCAAATGAAAAAATTACCGGTGCAACCGTTGATGTACGCTTAGGTAATTCTTTCCGTGTTTTTCGTGAGCATGCGACACCTTATATCGATTTAAGCGGTCCTCGTGAAGAAGTGACCGCTCAGCTTCATAAAGTGATGAGCGAGGAAATTATTATCGCCGACGGCGATGCGTTTTTCCTTCACCCGGGCGAATTGGCACTTGCGACGACACTGGAGTCGGTTACTTTGCCGGACAATATCGTCGGTTGGTTGGACGGACGTTCTTCGTTGGCTCGCTTAGGTTTAATGGTACACGTGACGGCGCACCGAATCGATCCGGGTTGGCACGGTAAAATCGTACTAGAATTTTTCAATGCCGGAAAATTGCCGCTTGCTTTACGTCCTAATATGGCAATCGGCGCATTAAGTTTCGAAATTCTAAGCGGTCATGCGGCAAAACCTTATAATGCTCGTAAAGACGCTAAATATAAAAACCAGCAAAGTGCGGTTTCCAGCCGAATTAATCAAGATGATTAA
- a CDS encoding LysE/ArgO family amino acid transporter — protein sequence MDIFIQGFIVCFGLIVSIGAQNAFLLKQGILKQHVFWVASLCFLGDVFLMTLGVLGLGSIVANLPTLSLVIALLGAFFLFTYGSRSFISIFKSNEALTASNENATSLKRALMITFAITFLNPHVYIDTVVILGGIGGNLDFSGKMAFLTGALSCSFLWFFGVGYGAGFLSPYFEKRRTWQILDFITGVIMYAIAISLTIYAFRLAKQVFAG from the coding sequence ATGGATATTTTTATTCAAGGATTCATAGTTTGTTTTGGACTGATTGTATCAATCGGTGCACAAAATGCTTTTTTACTTAAACAAGGAATCCTAAAACAACATGTTTTTTGGGTTGCATCACTTTGTTTTTTAGGTGATGTATTTTTAATGACACTGGGCGTATTAGGCTTAGGTTCGATTGTAGCGAATTTGCCAACTTTAAGCTTGGTCATTGCATTACTCGGGGCATTTTTTCTATTTACCTATGGCAGCCGCTCGTTTATCAGTATTTTTAAGAGTAATGAAGCCTTAACTGCAAGTAATGAAAATGCGACAAGTTTAAAAAGAGCGTTAATGATTACTTTTGCGATTACCTTTTTAAATCCGCACGTTTATATTGATACGGTAGTAATTTTAGGCGGAATCGGCGGAAATTTGGATTTTAGCGGTAAAATGGCATTTCTGACCGGGGCGTTAAGCTGTTCGTTTTTATGGTTTTTCGGCGTAGGGTATGGTGCCGGTTTCCTTTCGCCCTATTTTGAAAAGCGCAGAACATGGCAAATTTTGGATTTTATTACCGGTGTGATTATGTATGCGATTGCAATCAGTCTGACAATATATGCCTTCCGATTGGCAAAACAGGTTTTTGCAGGATAA
- the rbbA gene encoding ribosome-associated ATPase/putative transporter RbbA, whose protein sequence is MQSKTIALRLENVSHFYGKKAALEQISFELEKGTTVGLIGPDGVGKSTLLSLIAGVKILQHGSITVFGQNIANQAERKALTHKIAFMPQGLGKNLYLTLSIYDNVDFHARLFGLSPLQRRAKIQRLLKATGLLPFADRPAGKLSGGMKQKLSLCCALVHNPDLLILDEPTTGVDPLSRRQFWQLVKELRAESPEMTVIVATAYIDEAENFAHVLAMDNGKIIAHKPTQQLIAEMQVQNLEQAYIKLLPREKRGAENGIEIPPFQYSPNEPPVIIAKNLTKKFGDFISVDNVSFEIAKGEIFGFLGSNGCGKSTTMKMLTGLLDPTEGEATLLGQPINAGDIDTRKRVGYMSQAFSLYEELSVKENLALHAKLYQLPKDEWLSRIQAALTQFDLLETAEYTPADLPLGIRQRLQLAAACLHKPEVLILDEPTSGVDPAARDMFWSYLIKLSREDHITIFVTTHFMNEAARCDRISLMHRGKVLAVGSPEALRLEKQSSTLEQAFIKYLEEQADDITMPTESNEVQEIQEEPVQAAKFWQKFTHYFSVITTFALRESKELLRDKIRLLFALLGPLIMLLAMGSSISFDINPLKMAVLDHDNSSESRKLIESFRGSRYFILQENLYSIDEISSVLQAGKVRVVLEIPAHFGRNLLRRQQPELGLFIDGAFPSTAENLKGSATGVILQYVKDMQKQAGFTITQNNLIEPRMVYNQDFKSIFAMTPGIIMLAMVMIPTMMTALSVVREKEIGSIMNLYGSPASPFQFLLGKQLPYIVLAFVSYLVLVLTAIIVFGVPIKGSIPAMFLGVLLGICASTGFGLLVSSFVKSQVAAIFVAAIVSMIPSVNFSGVMYPVSRLDASVQLVSKIFPGAWFQQISLGGFTKGLSFTQFEQSYFALALIYFVYLTLATLALKKQEK, encoded by the coding sequence ATGCAATCGAAAACTATTGCCCTACGCCTAGAAAACGTCAGCCATTTTTACGGCAAAAAAGCGGCACTCGAACAGATTTCTTTTGAACTGGAAAAAGGTACAACCGTTGGGTTAATCGGTCCTGACGGCGTGGGCAAATCAACCCTCTTATCACTCATTGCAGGTGTAAAAATCCTACAACACGGGTCTATTACCGTCTTTGGTCAAAATATCGCGAACCAAGCCGAACGTAAAGCTCTTACTCACAAAATCGCCTTTATGCCGCAAGGTTTAGGCAAAAATCTCTATCTCACGTTGTCGATTTACGATAACGTCGATTTTCATGCGCGCCTCTTCGGTCTTTCTCCGTTACAACGACGAGCTAAAATCCAACGTTTACTTAAAGCGACCGGCTTATTACCCTTTGCCGATCGTCCCGCAGGAAAATTATCTGGCGGTATGAAACAAAAGCTTAGTTTATGCTGTGCTTTAGTACACAATCCGGATTTACTGATTTTAGATGAACCGACTACCGGCGTAGATCCGCTTTCTCGCCGCCAATTTTGGCAATTAGTAAAAGAATTACGTGCCGAATCGCCTGAAATGACGGTAATTGTTGCAACCGCTTATATTGATGAAGCCGAAAATTTTGCGCACGTTTTAGCGATGGATAACGGCAAAATTATTGCGCATAAACCCACTCAACAACTCATTGCAGAAATGCAAGTACAAAATCTTGAACAGGCATATATCAAATTATTACCGCGGGAAAAACGAGGAGCGGAAAACGGTATTGAAATTCCGCCATTCCAATATTCACCGAATGAACCGCCCGTTATTATTGCTAAAAATTTAACCAAAAAATTCGGTGATTTTATTTCTGTAGATAATGTCAGTTTTGAGATTGCCAAAGGTGAAATCTTTGGCTTCCTCGGTTCAAACGGTTGCGGTAAATCCACTACAATGAAAATGCTAACCGGCCTACTAGATCCTACCGAAGGCGAGGCGACATTGTTAGGTCAGCCTATCAATGCCGGCGATATTGATACTCGTAAACGGGTAGGCTATATGTCGCAAGCCTTTTCGTTGTATGAAGAGTTGAGTGTCAAAGAAAACCTTGCACTACACGCTAAACTTTATCAACTGCCGAAAGATGAATGGTTAAGCAGAATCCAAGCGGCATTAACGCAATTTGATTTATTAGAGACGGCAGAATATACACCGGCCGATTTACCGCTGGGGATTCGCCAACGATTACAACTCGCTGCCGCCTGCTTACACAAACCTGAAGTCTTGATTCTAGACGAACCTACATCAGGTGTGGATCCTGCCGCTCGCGATATGTTTTGGTCCTATTTGATTAAACTTTCACGTGAAGATCACATCACCATTTTCGTCACCACCCATTTTATGAATGAAGCGGCACGTTGCGATCGGATTTCTCTTATGCACCGAGGCAAAGTTTTAGCGGTTGGTTCGCCTGAAGCGTTACGCCTTGAAAAACAATCCTCCACATTAGAACAAGCCTTCATTAAATATTTAGAAGAACAGGCGGACGACATCACAATGCCAACCGAATCCAACGAAGTGCAGGAAATTCAAGAAGAACCAGTACAAGCGGCCAAATTTTGGCAAAAATTTACCCATTACTTTTCTGTTATCACCACCTTTGCTTTACGAGAAAGTAAAGAATTACTCCGAGATAAAATCCGCTTATTATTCGCATTACTCGGGCCGCTGATTATGTTGTTGGCAATGGGTTCCAGTATTTCCTTCGATATTAATCCGTTAAAAATGGCAGTATTAGATCACGATAATAGTTCGGAAAGTCGTAAATTAATTGAAAGTTTTCGAGGCTCACGTTACTTCATCTTGCAAGAGAATTTATATTCGATCGATGAAATTAGCTCCGTCCTACAAGCCGGTAAAGTACGTGTTGTTTTAGAAATTCCGGCACACTTCGGACGGAATCTACTCCGCCGACAACAACCGGAACTAGGCTTGTTTATTGACGGGGCTTTCCCTTCCACTGCAGAAAATTTAAAAGGTTCGGCCACCGGTGTTATCTTACAATATGTAAAAGATATGCAAAAACAAGCGGGTTTTACTATCACGCAAAATAATCTGATTGAGCCAAGAATGGTTTATAACCAAGATTTCAAAAGTATTTTTGCAATGACGCCGGGCATTATTATGTTAGCCATGGTGATGATCCCAACGATGATGACCGCACTAAGTGTAGTGCGTGAAAAAGAGATTGGTTCTATTATGAATCTATACGGCTCGCCGGCTTCGCCTTTTCAGTTTTTACTTGGCAAGCAACTACCTTATATCGTTTTAGCCTTTGTAAGCTATTTAGTGTTGGTGCTCACCGCAATAATAGTATTTGGTGTTCCGATTAAAGGCTCAATTCCGGCAATGTTTTTGGGTGTATTGTTAGGCATCTGCGCATCCACCGGTTTTGGTTTGCTCGTTTCAAGTTTTGTGAAATCACAAGTCGCTGCAATTTTTGTAGCGGCAATTGTATCAATGATCCCGTCGGTTAATTTTTCCGGTGTGATGTATCCTGTTTCACGGCTGGACGCTAGTGTTCAACTGGTTTCTAAAATCTTCCCGGGAGCATGGTTTCAACAAATCAGCTTAGGCGGTTTTACTAAAGGATTAAGTTTTACTCAATTTGAGCAGAGTTATTTCGCTCTAGCTCTCATTTATTTTGTTTACCTCACACTTGCCACTTTGGCATTAAAAAAACAGGAAAAGTAA